A single genomic interval of Penicillium psychrofluorescens genome assembly, chromosome: 2 harbors:
- a CDS encoding uncharacterized protein (ID:PFLUO_003896-T1.cds;~source:funannotate): MLTFISKKFSQQLTEPLHEPRAALFVNRFTRTATIMHATSGVTEILGLTPQQLITKSFYFCIQERCLRDAVRCIESAKANDSIAYLRFWFRNPLQDENEFYPSEDPYTVTPPPLELESVVSCTSDGLVVILRRARPPIPTASYRSEPVPVYANGLFAAPWALEPVFSYGGPSYSTTEENAWMGQSDRTLCQDDSPHGVSSSAITVVNEAEETNPHSELLYDTIRDAAVFAWGIVGINRSLEQYKRGTPTGDARPVDGEKVNDT, encoded by the coding sequence ATGCTCACCTTCATCTCCAAGAAGTTCTCCCAGCAGCTCACGGAACCACTCCACGAGCCTCGCGCTGCCCTCTTCGTCAATCGGTTCACGCGCACGGCGACGATCATGCACGCCACCAGCGGCGTCACTGAGATCCTAGGTCTAACCCCGCAGCAACTCATCACAAAGAGTTTCTACTTCTGTATCCAAGAGAGGTGTCTTCGAGACGCAGTGCGCTGTATTGAGAGCGCAAAGGCAAACGACTCAATTGCCTATCTGCGCTTTTGGTTCCGCAACCCCCTGCAAGATGAGAATGAGTTTTACCCATCTGAAGATCCATATACGGTCACACCACCACCCCTCGAGCTCGAGAGCGTTGTGTCCTGCACGTCCGACGGACTGGTTGTTATCCTCCGTCGAGCACGGCCTCCTATCCCAACGGCTTCATACAGATCCGAGCCGGTTCCGGTGTATGCTAATGGTCTTTTCGCGGCTCCGTGGGCTTTAGAGCCAGTGTTTTCGTACGGTGGCCCGTCATATTCCACTACGGAGGAGAATGCTTGGATGGGTCAATCAGATCGGACTCTCTGTCAAGATGATAGTCCCCATGGGGTCAGTTCCAGTGCCATTACAGTTGTGAATGAGGCAGAAGAGACAAATCCACATTCAGAGCTACTCTATGATACGATTCGGGACGCTGCGGTGTTTGCATGGGGAATTGTCGGAATCAATCGCTCGTTGGAACAGTACAAACGTGGCACTCCTACTGGTGATGCTCGCCccgtggatggagaaaagGTTAATGATACATAG
- a CDS encoding uncharacterized protein (ID:PFLUO_003897-T1.cds;~source:funannotate) yields MFARRCARLATARTSVPLTSYLARVRPYSSSTYEHILTETPKPGVGLITLNRPKALNALSSPLFTELNDALSKYDNDKDIGAIVITGSEKAFAAGADIKEMAPLTFAAAYSNNFIAPWSHLATSIRKPVIAAVSGYALGGGCELALMCDIIYCTSKATFGQPEIKLGTIPGAGGSQRLTRAIGKSRAMELILTGKNFSGKEAGEWGMAAKVVDGGKEELLEEAVKTAETIAGYSHVPVVAAKEVVNKSQELSLREGVEYERRMFHGLFGSKDQKIGMTAFAEKKKPEWSNE; encoded by the exons ATGTTCGCCCGTCGCTGCGCCCGTCTGGCCACTGCCCGGACATCCGTCCCCTTGACCTCGTACCTGGCCCGCGTGCGGCCCTACTCCTCCTCGACCTACGAGCATATCTTAACCGAAACCCCGAAGCCCGGTGTTGGATTGA TCACATTGAACCGCCCAAAGGCATTGAACGCCCTCTCCAGCCCGTTGTTCACGGAACTCAACGATGCCCTGAGCAAGTACGATAATGACAAGGACATTGGCGCGATTGTCATCACAGGCAGCGAGAAGGCATTCGCAG CCGGCGCCGACATCAAAGAAATGGCACCCCTTACCTTCGCCGCCGCGTACTCGAACAACTTCATCGCCCCGTGGTCCCACCTCGCAACCTCCATCCGCAAGCCCGTAATTGCCGCCGTATCCGGATAcgccctcggcggcggatgcGAGCTGGCCCTGATGTGCGATATCATCTACTGCACGTCGAAAGCAACCTTCGGCCAGCCGGAGATCAAGCTGGGCACCATCCCCGGTGCGGGCGGATCGCAGCGTCTCACGCGGGCAATTGGAAAGAGCAGGGCCATGGAGCTGATCCTGACTGGGAAGAACTTTAGTGGTAAGGAGGCGGGCGAGTGGGGCATGGCTGCGAAGGTGGTTGATGGTGGGAAGGAGGAATTGCTTGAGGAGGCGGTTAAGACTGCTGAGACTATTGCGGGCTATAGTCATGTCCCAGTGGTCGCGGCTAAGGAGGTCGTCAATAAGAGTCAGGAGTTGTCGCTGCGCGAGGGCGTGGAGTATGAGCGGAGGATGTTCCATGGGCTGTTCGGGAGTAAGGATCAGAAGATTG GTATGACTGCatttgcggagaagaagaagcccgagtGGTCGAACGAGTAG
- a CDS encoding uncharacterized protein (ID:PFLUO_003898-T1.cds;~source:funannotate): MDVPEPEQTPFTALTQHTSRLHRTYQSYLDATTPYAVYRWVGSGVLLLFFFLRIVLAQGWYIVAYTLGIYLLNLFLAFLTPKFDPSLTHDEGLEDGDVASLPTKQDDEFRPFVRRLPEFKFWHSATRAITIGFVCTWFTVFNIPVFWPVLVVYWIILFVLTMRRQIQHMIKYRYVPFSFGKTRYGRS; this comes from the exons ATGGACGTCCCTGAGCCTGAGCAGACCCCCTTCACTGCCCTGACGCAGCACACCTCGCGCCTGCACCGG ACATACCAATCCTACCTCGATGCCACGACTCCCTACGCGGTCTATCGCTGGGTCGGCTCCGGCGTgcttctcctctttttcttcctgcgGATCGTTCTCGCACAGGGGTGGTACATTG TCGCCTACACCCTCGGCATCTacctcctcaacctcttCCTGGCCTTCCTAACCCCCAAATTCGACCCGTCGCTCACCCACGACGAAGGCCTGGAGGACGGCGACGTCGCCAGCCTGCCCACAAAGCAGGACGACGAGTTCCGGCCCTTTGTGCGCCGTCTCCCCGAGTTCAAGTTCTGGCACTCGGCCACCCGCGCCATCACCATCGGCTTCGTGTGCACTTGGTTCACCGTCTTTAATATCCCCGTCTTCTGGCCCGTTTTGGTGGTTTACTGGATCATTCTGTTTGTCCTGACGA TGCGGAGACAAATCCAGCATATGATCAAGTACCGCTACGTGCCTTTCTCCTTTGGCAAGACCCGCTACGGCCGGTCATGA
- a CDS encoding uncharacterized protein (ID:PFLUO_003899-T1.cds;~source:funannotate), with protein sequence MPDNLTKDPSLPVANPTQSYWQSPPHPELLGIQSSNLPATRDIVVLGSGITSCSTVLELLNGSASHSITVLEAREVCSGATGRNGGRINCVAILDYDKYRRRFGHEAAEKIVRFELAHYEAIESLVKSFSPELLDRSQVRQVHTAAAILSDQKLRDMKVYLKNFEEAFPDMKGRWWICEGEELSTKYHFPTAKGALIGKSGSAWPYRMITDIFASLLRKHGERLSIETNTPASAIHRDVSSNPDFPYIITTPRGQIRAKHVLHCTEGHTAHHVPGLRGILVPRRGQISVQNPGSRFPYKGGDQSWSFYFQNGFDYATQLPHSNDIVIGGGELGGFDTMDEVFGVSADDAEDIPAKIHLAGVLPVIFGEKNWGTEVAGKLRLKGSWVGIMCNSLDAVPMVGKIPAEALLDREGGDEKGAEWISAGYGGYGMVNAFLCGQSLARMVLGRDVGGLLPDQYRISAERVCRLQAEVRRLSKPTRHLKAFL encoded by the exons ATGCCGGACAACCTCACCAAAGATCCTTCTCTCCCGGTAGCCAATCCCACCCAGTCATATTGGCAAAGTCCCCCGCATCCAGAGCTGCTGGGAATCCAATCCTCCAACTTACCAGCAACCAGAGACATCGTTGTCCTGGGATCAGGGATCACGAGCTGCAGCACGGTCCTGGAACTACTCAATGGCAGCGCCAGCCACAGCATCACCGTCCTAGAAGCCCGCGAAGTGTGTTCTGGTGCAACTGGTCGCAACGGCGGCCGCATCAATTgcgtcgccatcctcgacTATGACAAGTACCGTCGCCGGTTCGGTCACGAGGCCGCTGAGAAGATCGTTCGGTTTGAACTAGCTCACTATGAAGCTATTGAGTCTCTCGTGAAGAGTTTCAGTCCcgagctcctcgaccgcTCTCAAGTCCGCCAGGTTCATACGGCTGCTGCGATACTCAGTGACCAAAAGCTGCGTGATATGAAGGTTTACTTGAAAAACTTCGAAGAGGCATTTCCGGATATGAAGGGTcgctggtggatctgcgagggagaggaatTATCTACT AAATATCATTTCCCCACCGCGAAAGGCGCCCTTATCGGTAAATCAGGAAGTGCCTGGCCTTACCGAATGATCACCGATATCTTCGCAAGTCTGCTCCGAAAACACGGTGAACGTCTAAGCATCGAGACAAATACCCCAGCGTCAGCTATCCATCGCGACGTCTCCTCCAACCCCGATTTCCCGTACATCATCACAACACCCCGAGGGCAAATCCGAGCCAAGCATGTCCTGCACTGCACCGAGGGACACACAGCACACCATGTCCCCGGTCTCCGAGGCATTCTCGTTCCGCGCCGCGGGCAGATCAGCGTGCAGAACCCAGGTTCGCGATTCCCATATAAAGGCGGAGATCAATCATGGAGCTTCTACTTCCAAAACGGATTTGACTATGCAACCCAGCTTCCGCACAGTAATGATATCGTGATTGGCGGCGGTGAACTGGGAGGCTTTGATACGATGGACGAGGTGTTCGGCGTCTCTGCGGATGACGCAGAAGACATCCCGGCCAAGATTCATCTTGCCGGAGTCTTGCCTGTTATCTTTGGCGAGAAGAATTGGGGCACCGAGGTGGCGGGGAAATTGCGTTTAAAGGGTTCGTGGGTCGGAATTATGTGTAATTCTCTCGATGCTGTGCCCATGGTGGGCAAGATACCGGCTGAAGCATTGCTCGATCGAGAGGGTGGCGATGAAAAAGGGGCAGAGTGGATTTCGGCGGGCTATGGTGGCTATGGGATGGTGAATGCGTTTCTCTGCGGCCAGTCACTGGCGAGAATGGTGTTGGGTCGGGATGTTGGCGGACTGTTGCCGGATCAATATCGTATATCGGCGGAGAGGGTGTGCAGACTCCAGGCTGAGGTGAGGAGGCTTTCGAAACCGACGAGGCATCTCAAGGCATTCTTGTAA
- a CDS encoding uncharacterized protein (ID:PFLUO_003900-T1.cds;~source:funannotate), whose protein sequence is MDWLHLYIAAAAFSVFALVGLVLLISFDKIKINSDNGLSTYIKFVWANFLKPHEHGGEGQQYALESFYKTQAAVYDATRRRLLHGREDMLGLVAAQLKYKVDSKKIKNGKAIWVDVGGGTGYNIEAMAAFLPVDKFFEHVYLVDLSPSLCEVARQRFERLGWKNVTVLCQDARSFRLPERPVDPRATTGAASDAADLITMSYSLSMIPDYYSVVDSLTSRLTSSGILGVCDFYVQSIVDVSSRNYTGGAFNRHVNWLGRMFWRAWFDFDRVSLEAARRDYLEYRFGTVISASERNYLLGGIPYYIFVGCPKEITSTSAAIEKLDASFTESPYLSPANHQQEMNKAVEKSTQEVHSKAYESAVINLSANLPLPASFYQNHHCRISYNDMLPKHTQFQNEYIYAFTWEDPRVDHRLLNIGSDDVILAITSAGDNILDYLQKSPRRVHAVDLNPNQNHLLELKVASYIALGHRDMWKIFGEGKHAQFRELLISKLSPHLSSQAFQYWLEHTQVFTSSSGHGLYETGGSRHAIRMVRYLFKVFGLQGEVRKMCEAQTIQEQREIWPRIRRVLLSKPLNWAIVSTEWFAWKAAGVPRNQRNMIVDDFFRRSGLTADMKPGKDVSGQSIWEYVVNTLEPVVNDTIISNDNYFYYLCLQGQFSRRCHPTYLSPKAHVKLSTPGAFDGLRIHTDEINEVIKRITPGTLTIAVIMDSMDWFDPSSEAAIAQVRKLNHALKKGGRILLRSASIEPWYVKHFEKNGFEPRRVGARFPGTCIDRVNMYASTWICTKTEDLVRPKNGRTISELSLGDSAVAGKKGSVEDLQI, encoded by the exons ATGGACTGGCTGCATCTGTACATCGCCGCGGCCGCCTTTTCGGTCTTTGCCCTCGTCGGGCTGGTGCTGTTGATTTCGTTCgacaagatcaagatcaaCTCTGATAACGGTCTCTCCACGTATATCAAGTTCGTTTGGGCCAACTTTCTCAAGCCGCACGAACATGGTGGTGAGGGGCAGCAGTATGCGCTCGAAAGCTTCTACAAGACACAG GCGGCCGTCTACGATGCAACTCGCCgacgccttctccatggtcgGGAAGATATGCTCGGGCTTGTGGCTGCTCAGTTGAAGTACAAAGTggacagcaagaagatcaagaacggAAAGGCGATCTGGGTCGAT GTTGGTGGCGGCACGGG ATACAACATCGAAGCCATGGCCGCTTTCCTTCCCGTGGACAAGTTCTTTGAGCATGTCTATCTCGTCGACCTGTCTCCATCCCTCTGCGAAGTTGCCCGTCAGCGCTTTGAACGTCTTGGATGGAAGAATGTCACCGTTCTCTGCCAGGATGCACGGTCTTTCCGTCTGCCCGAGAGACCGGTCGATCCTCGGGCGACCACGGGCGCCGCAAGTGACGCCGCGGATCTGATTACTATGAGCTACAGCCTGTCGATGATCCCTG ACTATTACAGCGTGGTGGACTCGTTGACTTCGCGCCTCACATCATCCGGGATCCTGGGCGTCTGTGACTTCTATG TTCAAAGCATTGTGGATGTGTCCTCCCGCAACTACACTGGCGGCGCTTTCAACCGCCATGTCAATTGGCTGGGACGTATGTTCTGGAGAGCCTGGTTCGACTTTGACCGCGTCAGCCTCGAGGCCGCTCGTCGAGACTACCTCGAATACCGGTTCGGAACAGTGATTTCGGCAAGCGAGCGGAATTATCTGCTCGGCGGCATTCCATACTACATTTTCGTTGGCTGCCCCAAGGAAATtacctcgacctcggccgccatcgagaagctggatgcGTCATTCACCGAGTCTCCTTACCTCTCCCCGGCCAACCACCAGCAGGAGATGAACAAGGCCGTGGAGAAAAGCACGCAAGAAGTTCACTCCAAAGCGTACGAGTCCGCCGTGATCAATCTGAGCGCCAACTTGCCACTCCCGGCCTCATTCTACCAAAACCATCACTGCCGCATTTCGTACAATGACATGCTACCCAAGCACACGCAGTTCCAGAACGAGTACATCTACGCATTCACATGGGAAGACCCCCGAGTGGACCACCGGCTACTGAACATCGGCAGCGACGATGTGATCCTGGCCATCACCAGCGCAGGAGACAACATCTTGGATTATCTCCAGAAGAGCCCGCGGCGAGTCCACGCCGTTGACCTGAACCCCAACCAGAACCACCTGCTGGAGCTGAAGGTAGCGAGCTACATCGCACTGGGCCACCGCGACATGTGGAAGATTTTCGGCGAGGGCAAGCACGCACAGTTCCGCGAGCTCCTCATCTCCAAGCTGAGCCCGCACCTGTCCAGCCAGGCATTCCAGTACTGGCTGGAGCACACGCAAGTCTTCACTTCAAGCTCTGGCCACGGTCTGTACGAAACCGGCGGATCGCGCCACGCCATCCGCATGGTGCGGTATTTATTCAAGGTCTTTGGACTGCAAGGCGAGGTGCGCAAGATGTGCGAGGCGCAGACAATACAAGAACAGCGCGAAATCTGGCCCCGTATCCGCCGTGTTTTGCTCAGCAAGCCGCTGAACTGGGCTATTGTCAGCACGGAATGGTTTGCCTGGAAGGCGGCAGGTGTGCCGCGCAACCAGCGCAACATGATAGTAGACGACTTCTTCCGCCGCAGTGGCCTGACAGCTGACATGAAGCCCGGCAAGGATGTTAGTGGTCAGTCGATCTGGGAGTATGTCGTCAACACCCTCGAACCTGTTGTCAACGATACCATTATCAGCAACGACAACTACTTCTATTACTTGTGTCTACAGGGCCAGTTCTCTCGACG CTGCCACCCAACTTACCTGTCACCCAAGGCACATGTCAAACTGTCTACCCCAGGCGCATTCGATGGCCTCCGCATTCACACAGACGAGATCAACGAGGTCATCAAGCGCATCACACCTGGCACATTAACTATCGCAGTG ATCATGGACTCAATGGATTGGTTCGACCCATCCAGCGAAGCTGCCATCGCTCAAGTCCGCAAGCTCAACCATGCCCTCAAGAAGGGCGGTCgcattcttcttcgttccGCCAGCATTGAACCCTGGTATGTCAAGCATTTTGAGAAGAACGGATTTGAGCCGCGCCGTGTCGGAGCCCGGTTCCCGGGAACATGCATTGACCG TGTCAATATGTACGCTTCTACCTGGATCTGCACAAAGACCGAGGACCTTGTGCGTCCCAAGAATGGTAGAACGATCTCGGAGCTCTCGCTGGGTGACAGTGCTGTggcggggaagaagggcagCGTTGAGGATTTGCAGATTTAA
- a CDS encoding uncharacterized protein (ID:PFLUO_003901-T1.cds;~source:funannotate): protein MPRPLGTPVCIGIPNTPFKLPATPFEMIVKGKQVLIYDLKIKAAGWLLNVVIGLTIVGNSGGTAKEMDELLEMSVAGDVKMYIVEVRIPIR from the coding sequence ATGCCGCGCCCGTTGGGGACGCCGGTCTGTATTGGCATCCCGAATACACCATTCAAATTACCTGCTACGCCGTTCGAGATGATTGTCAAGGGCAAGCAAGTACTTATCTATGATCTGAAGATCAAAGCCGCAGGTTGGCTACTGAACGTTGTTATAGGTCTCACTATCGTGGGTAACTCGGGTGGTACCGCGAAAGAGATGGACGAATTGCTGGAGATGTCTGTGGCAGGGGATGTCAAGATGTATATCGTCGAAGTTAGAATCCCCATCCGATGA
- a CDS encoding uncharacterized protein (ID:PFLUO_003902-T1.cds;~source:funannotate) produces the protein MVWTKKEIRILILGLDNAGKTTLLYRLKIGEVVTTIPTIGFNVESVTYRNLNLNVWDLGGQTSIRPYWRCYYANTAAVIFVIDSTDIERLGTAADELAAMLNEEELHEAALLVFANKQDQPGAKGAGDISEALKLGELRDRNWSIVACSAIDGKGVEEGMDWLVQTIQSENA, from the exons ATGGTCTGGACCAAAAAGGAGATCCGAATTCTCATTCTGGGACTG GACAATGCGGGCAAGACGACACTGCTCTACAGGCTCAAG ATCGGCGAAGTCGTCACCACGATACCTACAATCGGATTTAACGTCGAGTCGGTCACATATCGGAACCTGAATTTGAATGTCTGG GATCTCGGCGGCCAAACGTCCATCCGTCCCTACTGGCGCTGCTACTACGCCAACACCGCGGCggtcatcttcgtcatcgaCTCCACAGATATCGAGCGGCTGGGGACCGCGGCTGACGAGCTGGCGGCGATGTTGAATGAAGAGGAGCTGCACGAGGCGGCGCTACTGGTGTTTGCCAACAAGCAGGATCAACCGGGTGCCAAGGGCGCGGGTGATATTTCCGAGGCCCTGAAGCTGGGAGAGCTCCGGGACCGCAACTGGAGCATTGTCGCGTGCTCTGCCATTGACGGCAAGGGTGTTGAGGAAGGCATGGATTGGCTGGTG CAAACCATCCAGTCGGAAAACGCATGA